DNA from Actinomyces sp. oral taxon 897:
TGTTGACGACATCCTCGGTTACTCGGGGGGCGTCCAATCGCCTGACACTGATCAATACCGAAATTCTCGACATCCTCGGTTACTCGGGGGGCGTCCTCATCGAGGGCGTCCGCGCCTGCGGCAAGACCATGACCGGACGTCGACACGCCTCCTCCGAGATCGTGCTGGACTCCGGGCTGCCGCAGCTGCGGGCCGCCCTGGACGTCGATCCCTCGCTCCTCCTGGCCGGCGACGTGCCGCGTCTTCTTGACGAGTGGCAGATCGAGCCCTCACTGTGGAACCTCGTGCGCAGGGAGATCGACTCCCGTCGCCACCCGGGACAGTTCATCCTCACGGGATCGTCCGTCCCCGCCGAGAACGCCGCGCGGCACTCCGGAGCGCACCGGATCTCACGGATCCGAATGCGGCCCATGACCCTGTTCGAGCGCGGTCGCGGGGACGGCAGCGTCTCCTTGACGAGTTTGTTCAATGGCGAGGCGCCGGCGCCGGCGCTTAACTCCGGCGCCGGTGTACGCGAGGCCCTGGACGACCTGGTGCACGGAGGATGGCCGGGGGACCTCGATCTGACGACGCCTCAGGCGCAGCGCCGCCTGCGCGACTACGTCGAGGACATTGTCAGTATCGACGTCGGTCGCCTGGACGGCGAACCGCGGCGGGATCCTGTGCGCCTGCGCGCCCTCATGCGCTCCCTCGCCCGGCATGTCGCGACAGAGGCGTCTTTCCGCACCATCGCCAGGGACGCCTCCGGGCAGTCCCTGAGCGCGGAGACCGCCATCGCCTACGTGGGCGCCCTCAGACGCCTCTTCGTCGTCGAGGAGCAGCCGGCCTGGGCGCCGCACCTGCGGTCCCGTTACGCGGTGCGCACGTCGTCGAAGCTGCACTTCGTCGACCCTGCGCTCGCCGCGGCGGTGACGGCGACGTCCTCGGAGCGCCTCCTACAGGACCTGGAGACCGCCGGGCTCTGGTTTAAGTCCCAGGCGGTGCAGCACCTGCGGATCTTCTCCGAGATGTGCGGCGGACGCCTCTACCACTACCGGGACAAGGCGGGGAAGGAGGCGGACGCCATTGTGGAGCTGGACGACGGGCGCTGGGCCGCCTTCGAGGTCAAGCTGGGGCAGCGCCAGATCCCGGCGGCGCAGACCTCGCTCGCTGCCTTCGTGGCCGATATCGACACTGCACGGACCCCTCCTCCGGCACTCACCGCCGTCATTACCGCCGACGGACCCGTGATGACGCTCCCCGACGGCGTCGTCACCTTCCCGCTCAAGGCGCTGGGGCCGTGAGCGGGCCGGGGACGGCCGCCTGGGCCCAGGTCGTGCGCGGGCCGGAAAAGGCTCAGGGCGCGGGCCCGGCCGGGTGGGGCGCCTCCTTACAGCGAAAGGGAGCCGCTGAAGCTGGGCGCCGGCGTCGGACCGCACCTCGGGCGGCCTCCAGGGTGGCTCTGGCAGGGCCTGGCCGGGGGCGGCGCCGGGCACCCATACTGGCGCCATGCAGTACACGACACTCGGCACCACAGGCATTACGATCCCGCGGCTGTGCATTGGAGGCATGAGCTTCGGCCAGGTCTTCCCGGACTTCCACCAGTGGGTCATTGACCAGCCCTCCACCCAGGCCGTCATCGCCCGCGCGCTCGAGCTCGGTGTCACCTTTATCGACACCGCCAACGTCTACGCCCACGGCACCAGCGAGGAGTACATCGGGCAGTCCCTGAAGAACCTCGGCGTCGCGCGCCAGGACGTGGTGCTGGCCTCCAAGGTCTACTTCAATGAGGGACACCTGAGCGCCGAGGCCATTGAGCGGGAGATCACGGGCACGCTCCGGCGCCTGGGCACCGACTACCTCGACCTGTACATTATCCACCGCTTCGACTACTCCACCCCCGTGGAGGAGACCATGGAGGCCCTGGACCGCCTCGTGCGCGACGGCCGCGTACGGGCCCTGGGCGCCTCCGCCATGTACGCCTACCAGCTGCACAACCTGCAAGTGGCGGCGGACGCCCACGGCTGGACCCGCTTCGCCAGCATGCAGAACCACTACAACCTCCTCTACCGCGAGGACGAGCGGGAGATGATCCCCGTGGTCGAGCAGTACGGCATGTCCCTGACCCCCTACAGCCCGCTCGCCTCCGGGCACCTGACCCGCCCCACCTGGGACTCGCCGTCCGTGCGCTCGACGACGGACGGCACCATGCGCGCCAAGTACGACCGCGACCGCGAGATCGACATGCCCGTCATCGAGCGCGTCGCCGAGGTCGCCGCCAGGCACGAGGTGCCCATGGCCGACGTCGCGCTGGCCTGGCACTGGGCCAAGGGCGTGGCCGCCCCCATTGTCGGCTGCTCGCGGCCGAGCCGCGTCGACGACGCCGTGCGCGCCCTGGATCTGACCCTCACCGCCGAGGAGGTCGCCTACCTGGAGGAGCCCTACGTGCCCCACGAGCTCGTCGGCCCGCTCGCCCGCCCCGGGGAGAAGGCCCTCGCCGGGACGGCGGTGCGCACGACGCGCCGCTAGGGGCCGCCGGGGCGCCGCTAGGGGCCGGCGGTGCGCCGCTTCACCTCCCAGGACCTGGTCCAGGGCCGCTGACGTCCTGGTGAGGTGGCGTCCCGGGTCCGGGTGGTGCCGGGCCCCACGAGTCCGTACCACATCGTGTTACACCATGATACGATGAGCATGCTGATGCAGTGAGGTGTGGGGCGGGAGACCTGATGGCGACTAAGACCCTCAATGTCAAGATCGACGACGACGACAAGCGTCTATTTGTTGAGCTCACTCATCAGATGGGGACGACCCCGTCACATGCGGTGCGCATGTTCGTGCGCGCGTTCAATGAGTTCAAGGGCTTCCCCTTCGACACGTCCCGTCCATACGTCATGAGTGCCGAGGCCCGGCAGGCCTACGACGAGATTGACGCAGAGATCTCCGCGGGCACCGCCAGGCGCTACGGGAGCGTTGCAGACTTGCGTAATGACCTGGACCTGTAGTGCTCGACATCGTCATCTCGAGTAAGTGCAGGAAGGACCTCAAGCGGGCTAGAAGACGCGGCCTCGACATGGATGCCTTCTTCGCAGTGGTTGAGATGCTTCGACGTCGCGAGACGCTACCTGCTCGTTATCGAGATCATGCGCTCACGGCCGACCGGGCTGGACTGAGGGACTGCCACATCCGGCCCGACTGGGTGCTGATCTACCAGATCAGGGAGACGGAGCTGGTCCTGGTCCTGGTGGAGACTGGAAGTCACGCCGACTTGGGCCTGTGATCGCGCCGGGGCCCGGCGCGATCGGCCGCGCGGGTCAGGCGGGGCCAAATAGCTGGGGTGGCTGCACCTCACGCCTGCCGGGAGTAGTCCATGACGGTGGTGACGAAGGCTGGCGGCTCGTCGGGCACCTGGTAGTAGGGCCTCTGCGGCAGGGCGTTGACGGCGGCCATCTCCTCCTCGGTCAGCGTGAAGTCGAAGATGTCGAGGTTGTCCGCCATGTGCTGCGGGTTGAGCGTCTTGGGGAAGGTGACATTGCCCTCCTGGAGGTGCCAGCGCAGCACGACCTGGGCGGCGGTCTTGCCGTACCTGGCGGCGGGCCCGGTCAGGGCGGGCTCGGCCAGGAGCGTCCTGTCCCCGTGGCCGAGCGGGTACCAGGCCTCGAAGACGACGCCGGTGTCCGCCAGAGCGGCCTTGAGGGTGTGCTGGTTCCAGTACGGGTGGGCCTCGACCTGGAGGACGGCCGGGACGATCCGGGCGACGTCGAGGATCTCGTGGACCTTCGCGGCGGAGAAGTTCGACAGGCCGATGGAGCGGACCTTGCCCGCCTCGACCGCCTCCTCCATGGCCCTCCAGGCGGAGACGTACTCACCGTAGGGCTGGTGGAGGAGCAGCAGGTCGACGTAGTCCGTGCCCAGGCGCTCCAGGGTGGCGTCAATGTCCTTGCCGCACTGGGCGTAGGGGTAGCTCTGTGGGAAGAGCTTGGAGGTGATGAAGAGGTCCTCGCGCGCGACCGGGCTGCTGGCAACGACCCGGCCGACGGCGACCTCGTTGAAGTAGGCGTTGGCGGTGTCAATGTGCCTGTAGCCAGCGGCGATCGCCTCGGGCAGGTGCGCGGCGACCTCGGCCGACGTCATCTGGAAGACGCCGTAGCCCAGGACCGGGATCGTGTGGCCGTCGTTCATGGTGAGGGACTGCATCCGGGGCTCCTTTGGTGTGCGCGCTGTCTGACGTATCAGTCTTCACCGCGTAGCGACTGTTGTAAAACGCCGGGCTCGGTCGGGGCGGGCCCGGCGTCCGTGGCGGTGCCGTCCGCCCCGGACGATGGCGCCGGACCCTGCGGCCCGGCGTCGTCGGGCGCCGTCAGCAGCGCGTCGACGCTCGTCCCCAGCAGCGCCGCCAGGCGGGGCAGCGTGGCCACGTCCGGGTAGTTGATGTCGTTCTCCCACTTGCTG
Protein-coding regions in this window:
- a CDS encoding type II toxin-antitoxin system RelB/DinJ family antitoxin gives rise to the protein MATKTLNVKIDDDDKRLFVELTHQMGTTPSHAVRMFVRAFNEFKGFPFDTSRPYVMSAEARQAYDEIDAEISAGTARRYGSVADLRNDLDL
- a CDS encoding aldo/keto reductase, encoding MQYTTLGTTGITIPRLCIGGMSFGQVFPDFHQWVIDQPSTQAVIARALELGVTFIDTANVYAHGTSEEYIGQSLKNLGVARQDVVLASKVYFNEGHLSAEAIEREITGTLRRLGTDYLDLYIIHRFDYSTPVEETMEALDRLVRDGRVRALGASAMYAYQLHNLQVAADAHGWTRFASMQNHYNLLYREDEREMIPVVEQYGMSLTPYSPLASGHLTRPTWDSPSVRSTTDGTMRAKYDRDREIDMPVIERVAEVAARHEVPMADVALAWHWAKGVAAPIVGCSRPSRVDDAVRALDLTLTAEEVAYLEEPYVPHELVGPLARPGEKALAGTAVRTTRR
- a CDS encoding aldo/keto reductase — encoded protein: MQSLTMNDGHTIPVLGYGVFQMTSAEVAAHLPEAIAAGYRHIDTANAYFNEVAVGRVVASSPVAREDLFITSKLFPQSYPYAQCGKDIDATLERLGTDYVDLLLLHQPYGEYVSAWRAMEEAVEAGKVRSIGLSNFSAAKVHEILDVARIVPAVLQVEAHPYWNQHTLKAALADTGVVFEAWYPLGHGDRTLLAEPALTGPAARYGKTAAQVVLRWHLQEGNVTFPKTLNPQHMADNLDIFDFTLTEEEMAAVNALPQRPYYQVPDEPPAFVTTVMDYSRQA
- a CDS encoding ATP-binding protein; its protein translation is MTGRRHASSEIVLDSGLPQLRAALDVDPSLLLAGDVPRLLDEWQIEPSLWNLVRREIDSRRHPGQFILTGSSVPAENAARHSGAHRISRIRMRPMTLFERGRGDGSVSLTSLFNGEAPAPALNSGAGVREALDDLVHGGWPGDLDLTTPQAQRRLRDYVEDIVSIDVGRLDGEPRRDPVRLRALMRSLARHVATEASFRTIARDASGQSLSAETAIAYVGALRRLFVVEEQPAWAPHLRSRYAVRTSSKLHFVDPALAAAVTATSSERLLQDLETAGLWFKSQAVQHLRIFSEMCGGRLYHYRDKAGKEADAIVELDDGRWAAFEVKLGQRQIPAAQTSLAAFVADIDTARTPPPALTAVITADGPVMTLPDGVVTFPLKALGP
- a CDS encoding helix-turn-helix domain-containing protein, translated to MNQQMNSVGRNIARLRLARGMTQERLAQRMGVTPQAVSKWENDINYPDVATLPRLAALLGTSVDALLTAPDDAGPQGPAPSSGADGTATDAGPAPTEPGVLQQSLRGED
- a CDS encoding type II toxin-antitoxin system RelE/ParE family toxin, with amino-acid sequence MLDIVISSKCRKDLKRARRRGLDMDAFFAVVEMLRRRETLPARYRDHALTADRAGLRDCHIRPDWVLIYQIRETELVLVLVETGSHADLGL